Below is a window of Deinococcus aerophilus DNA.
GCGGGCGTCGGCCGGGCGCTCCCTGCGCGCCGTCTCGGTCCACACGCCGGGCAGTTCGGGAAAGAAGGTGTCGCCCGGAACCTCGGCGTGGACCAGCGTGAGTTCCACCCGCGTCAGCGCCGGCAGGTACAGCCGGTACACCTCCTCGCCGCCGATGATCATGATCTCGGCGGCGTTTTCGGCGGCCTGCAGCGCGTGTTCGGGCGTGTGCACGACCGCGCAGCCCGGCGCCACGAAGTCCGGATTGCGGGTCAGGACGATGTTCTGCCGCTCAGGCAGGGGCCGGCCGATGGAATCGTAGACCCGGCGGCCCATCACCACCGGCTTGCCCAGCGTGAGCCGCTTGAAGTGCGCGAGGTCGGCGGGCAGCCGCCACGGCAGGTCGCCATCTCTGCCGATGACGCGGTTCTCGGCCATCGCCACCACAGCGGTCAGGCGTGGGGGGGTCAAACGGCGACCTCGGGGTATAAGGTCGGGGCAAACACAGCGTTGTGGTGTGGTTCGA
It encodes the following:
- a CDS encoding dihydrofolate reductase; the protein is MTPPRLTAVVAMAENRVIGRDGDLPWRLPADLAHFKRLTLGKPVVMGRRVYDSIGRPLPERQNIVLTRNPDFVAPGCAVVHTPEHALQAAENAAEIMIIGGEEVYRLYLPALTRVELTLVHAEVPGDTFFPELPGVWTETARRERPADARNPYALSFLTLERAGADG